TTAATGCTTCTAGCCTTTTCCCAAACCCCTGTCCATAACCATTAAGTAAAGGAATAACATGTTGACATATTGCATAATCTAATCCGAGATATTTGCTCTCCATAGACATCAGAGGCCCAGCAACATTATAATAAGACCTAATCGCTTTGATTTTCCTGTAAGAAATTATTATTGGATTTCCATATTCAAGACGATCGTCTCTTAAAGTCATAACAACTGACTGCAATATCTTCTCAATATCCGCAGGAACTTCTAAACTATTAGCCTTAAATATTTCAATGAATTTCTTCCCACTTATTGCTTCAGGATTAACATCTAATATATTTTCAGAGCCAACCACACTGATCTCATAGTTTGGTTCAAAATCATCAAAATTTATAATTGCTGCTCTATCAAGCAATCTTGGCGTTAACGATTGGACTGATTCATCTTGATTTATCGTACCTAAAAAACGCAAGTAATCCGGTATATTTAGATATGCCTTGTCCGGATTTCCCGTGGTAAGAACTCTTTTTGACTCAGGATCAGCCATTTCTAAAAATGGACTAAAATAATGTTCTGGTTGAGATAAATTAAACTCGTCCAGTAAGATGATTGAAGCAGCTACCTCTTTGTTTTCATCAATTTCAGAGCTTAGTTGTTCGATCAACTCATATAACCCTGTTGAAGCCGGAGAAAATGATTGTGACAATGCGTTATAAAAACCCAAAATGTCTCTTGATGATGTCCAACCACGTGCAACGGGAATATTCAAGAATCGATTGCCTAATCCTAGACAGTTTCCTAACATTTTTGCGAGTGATGTTTTTCCGGTCCCAGGTAACCCACTAAACAAAGTAAATTGGCATTGAGAAATCGTTGTTAATATATTAGCAGCAGTAGCATAATCAGTTTTTCTACCTTGCTTATTTAAAGAATCTAAAACTGTATCAATTAAATCCTCTCGAATATCTTCAATGTCATTTGAAATGTAATGTACTTTCACAGGCACATTATAATCGAGCTGCTGTACAGCATTACGCGGCCTTAATCCACACAAAGCATCAACATCAGGTTTAAGTTTAACTAAACGACTGGTTAATATTTCATTATTTTCCTTGAGTTTAGCCCTAACCTCATCAACCTGCTCTTCCATTTGTTTCTTTTTATCGCGGGCACGGTCTCGATCATCTTCTAAGATTTGAATCTCTTTATGGAGTTTGTCATACTCTTTGAGCTTGCTATATTTTTCTTCTATACTTTTCACTTCACTAATTAAATTATCTAGTTTGCTTTTTTCACTCGCTATTTGATTTTCAATGATCTTTCTGTTTTCATCGGATAATGATGATAAAGCACCTACATTGTTAACTTCAAAATCATTTCTTTCTCTTGTTTTTTTACGAATTTCAGACTCTAGTGCTTCTTTCTTTTCTTTTAATTCATCAAATGCATTTTTTTGCTTTCTAGTTTCTTCCTCCATCTTTTTAGTGAAATTGGCTTTTTCTTCTTTAAAATAGTCATCTCTATTCTGTGATATATAATCTACTAATACTTGCTTTCCTTCCTTTGTGCCTAAAAACGTTTGAATCAATTCCGTTTTTGTAGAATCCCAAACTAAAGAATCTTCTAAGCATTGAAATAATCGATTAAACCGTTGAGGGAAAGTTCGGTACTCTGTTGCTGATGAGAAATGCTTTCTAATTTGAGCTATTGTGCCTTTTGTAAAAGATCTGAAATCAGCGTTTAAGGCAATTTTATTTCCATATATTGATAATATTTGATCATCAGTAATAAAATCTATTTCTTCATCTATAATTTCTAGCACTTTCTTTATATTTGCTAAAAAAATAGGTTTTCTTTTATCATTAGATAAATAAGCTATGCATTTTTGTATTCCAACTTTACCGATATGATACTGTGGTATCTTGCTTATGGGTGTATTAATCGACTTAAGCGATAGAATGTAGCTATCCGTTTTATCGTCAAACTTACTCGTATAATCAAATGGACCATAGATAAAGCTGTCATCTTTAATGAGTAATGTTTTAGTTAAAGGAATATCATCTACGACTATTGATGGCTCGTTTGGAGTAGGTAAGCTGACATCATAAATTTGAGAAACCTGTAAGCCTTTAATCTCTTCACAGGAACTTGCTCGGGTGACATATCTACAGTTACCATCTTTCTGTTCGAAATTAGTTGGTATACAAACGGATTCAAATAAATTATTTTTAAATCTTTCTTTTATATCAGAATATCCACTTGTAACGAAAACCTGCTCAGTGTCGCAAAAAAACTCCATTTGATTTATAGGTAAAATATCTCCATTCTCAAATACCTCAAAATAAACTCTTAATTTTCCAATTTGCTCATCCCTCTCTGAGCTATACCCTTTTTCGATAGTGCATAGTACTTTTCTTTCTTGCTGTGTCATCTCATGAATTCCGTTTAATAATCAATAGTTTAGGGGATTTGCCTGTAATTTATACATTACACTCAACAAATTTTCTAATGTTAGATCAAGCCATAAACATCCTTCCATTTCAAGTCTGCAAATCAAAGTAAGTAAAGTTTTTTATTAGCAGAATGTGCACTTTTTGATAAAGATATAAGGACATTTTTAAGCAGCTTCACACAAAAAAAAGCAGAACACCCATGAGCCTTTTTTTTTAATTATCCAAATCAAAAACTTACGGTTAACGCATAGAGTATTCTCTTTCCCAAGCAGAGGTTTATCCTATGCTTCTACCCAGTAATAACAACCTAATAAACTGCTTGTAGCAACGTCCCGGGAAAGCAAATGCTGTTCCCCCCTTAAAGGTTGCAGCATGCCAAGAAGGCTTAATCAATAAAGCTGATAAACCATTGTGGCTAATGAGTTTTGCCAGAGGGGAAGTTAACTCAATAACCGAACTGACTGTAGTTGTAATTTTATTTGAAATAATGGAGAACTTATCGGTTTTCTGCGGGCGGAATAGCTGTTTTATATATAGTACGAAGGCCGGTAGAGGTCTCCCCGCATCAGTCAGTGTTCAAAATATGGGTATTAATTAGTGTTTGGAGTTGCCGGTGTGAGCTAGCAGATTAGCTTCTTGGCGCTTAATGCCACGCTCAGCGCATATCAGACACAGCTCAGCCTTTGAGTAGTAACGCTCACGTTCTTCTTTAGGCGGCAGCTTGAGCAACTCCAGCAGGACCCTTGTACGGTATTGCAAGAAGCCTAACGCCTTGCGGCCTTGAGGGGTCCGAGGGTCCAGTAAGACTGGTGTCTCTGCAATCTGCATAGCCATCAGCGGTGACCACGCTTGGACGCAAGCAGTGCCCGTAAGATGTCTTCAGGGGCGCTCTTGGTGGCTACCAGATTGCCTACGCTTACTCGCTTCTTGGCGTGTTCGAGGAGTCCCTCTTGATGTAACGCTTGGACCGCACTGGTCAGCGTAGCCGATTGTTCATCACCAGCCATCACCGAGGACATGCAGGAGGTCAACAGGACCTTGTGTAGACGCTCCTCATCAGCCTTTGAGCGCTTCTCAGAGAGCAGCAGAGCCAGCTTAAGCGGAGCCAGTCGGGCCAGCGCCTCAGCAGATTGAGCCAGTAAGCGTTGCTCCTCGGTACTCAGGGTCTCCTGACCGTTGATGTAGCCACCGTGCTTACGCAGACTCGGTAGGACCTGCTCAACGACCCAATCCTCAAAGGCTTCAGCGGCAGGCAACTTTGAGCGCATGATAAGCCGGTAAACATCCGACTCAGGGATAGCCTGTACGTGTCGGACCTGACCCCCTGTTTTGAGGGGATAGGTATTAACTTTCCGGCAGTGATTCGCTACAGCTTGGTCCGGTCGGGCATAACCAAGGGCCTCAGCGACATCCTTAGCGATGAACAGAACGTCATCACCTTGCTGGACGGTGCGCACAGAAGCATTGGTCTGATTGAAGATGTGAGTAGCAATTGAAGTATTCATGGTTTAGATATTCCTTATGGCTGCGCCCTCATGTCACACCTGCACGCCAGCCATCCAGACCCCCAAACCAAGGGCACTGACGGCAGCATGAAGGCGCATACATAAAGACTGGATTAATGTTGATTAGCCGTGTGAAGGCTGTTGGTGGTTGCCGATGAGGTCATATAAGAGGCCGCCCAACGAAGGTTGAAGGGACCAGCGCGGGCAGCTCTTAGCTTTTAAGGAGAACAATCAAGACAACGTTAGTGAACTAACAACTTTAAAGAGAAAACGGAAGATGGAAGACACGCAGAGCAACACTCACGGGTCCACATTGTGCCAACTGGCAGAACGCAGGCTAACCGCTAATGTTTTTTCTTTTGTCCTTCTCCCTATAGTGAGTCGTATTAAAAACTTCTTGACGGCTCACTGAGTCTTATGGCATTCGGCTTCTCGATAGCGAACAACGGGGACATCTTTAGGATAAACATGAAGGGAAGAACGGAAGGAGACCGGCTGGAGGTCAGCTCATCGAGTTTACCTGCTGGTCAGCCTGAAGGCTTGTACCTGAAGACCAGCTGAGGAGACCCCTTAGCATCTAAGGAGAATCCTCAAGGATTATCTTCAGGTTTACTCATTGAGGAGGATGGTAATTATATTCAGACCATCCATCTTATTGGGTCTGCCTTGAGCGGTAGCGCTGAGGTCTACCTTGTTCCAAGGGGCTTCTCACCGGTCACCTCAAGGTATTCAAACCTTCAAGATGCTCAGAGAGTAACCACTTTGAGTTTCCATGCCCTGTGTTATATACGGTTATAGTGTCGTAATCACTGTGCTAATCGCTCACCCAGTTCTGTAATCCACGAAAGAAGCACGGTCGGTGCGTGTGGTGTCTACTGTTACCCGCCCTGAGAGGTGCGGTGAGTTACGTGGATGGATGTTCATATGCAGCTACCGTCTGTGCTAGCTCGACGCTTGTTAAGGGAGGTTTCCAATCGCCCCTTGGTGGTCTCGGTAAGTGATGAACGTTATGGTTGGCCCAGCTTGCTCGCTGCTGAAGTTGAAGGTTAATGTTGAAGTTAATATCAGCGGGTAACCTTAATTATTTATTTTAGGTGGTCTCCCTATAGTGAGTCGTATTAGATTTAACTTGACGTCCCGCTGAGAATACCCGTCGATTTAACGGGTAGTTGGGCTTGTGTAGTGTAATTCACTGCATAGCTACCCTATCAATTTGAGAGGCTAACGCTGAGTTGCCCGCTGAGGGTCTCTAATTTTATTAGGGACGGGTCTGAATTGAGCATACGGTACGTGAGCGACTCACTCATCAACCACTGGTCGCGCCAGCGTGGATAGGTCGCCATAGTATCCAAATTGCATACCATAGACCGCTGGCTCCGCAGCCATCAGCCACGAGCGTCTGAGCGCAGGCGGCGGCCTAACGGGTCAAAGAGATACAAAGGGTTTTTAAAACCCCCTGACACTTCCTTGTAACGAACACCGAGCGAGTCCTCTAATCGCAGACCTACCCTCTCAGATTGAGAGCCTTGCATCATTAAATCCATATAAATCAGGCCGTTAATCCCACCCTACCGAATCGCGTAACAAGTCAGACACCCTTTCAGGGTGCTTGTTGCGGATGTCCTTGATTTGAATACAATGTTCCGGGTAGTTGCGGGCTGCATCTGTTACCGTGTTTGAGTGTTGGACCCCGGACATTACCGTCACCTGCTTACCCACAAACAGCAGCTCATGCGCAGGATGCCCTATCTTTCGGAGTGGCAATCATCAGTAAGTCACTGATAATTAAGCACTTACAGTCTTTGAAATAGCGCCTAACATTCTGAACTGCCTCAGTGTATTTCCCTTCGCATCCAATAACTTAACAGAGTGAGGTACAACTTCACTATATCTCACTCCAGAGCCTTTCTTCGCGGTACTGGCGATGCTTTGTGACGGGTATTTTAGACCCGCGCATGTTGAAGGCCAGCCGGTTCAGGCAGAGCCTGCTTCAAGGCTTCAGCCATTAAGTTCACACTCTTGGTCTTCCCGTAAAGATTAAACGTAATCGACTGATTAGTATGGCCTAAGACATCCTGAGCGGTACTCTCAGCGACCCCAGCGTGTTTCAGCAAGGTAGCCATCGTGTGTCGTAAAGAATGAAGCACAAGGTCACCTGAGCGGTTCTCTATGGCCTTCGGCAGAATGACCTCATTGAACCATTTGGATGCAACATCGCGGGACATCCTGAAGACCGATGAGTTTTCTTCATCAGGGAGCGAAGCGACATACTCACGGAATTCTTCAGAGCGGAACCCAAAGGCTCCATCAATCAGAGGGACCACGCGGGCACTCGCTTTGTTCTTCAGGGCCTTCCCGTTGTTAGCGTTGATGTCGATACATAGCAGGCCATTATCACCATCCTCATAAATATCAGCCTTGGTAAGCTGAGTGAGTTCCCCACAGCGAGCGCCTGTGATGACCGCCAGTAGACCAAAGAACCTCTTAGCCGCATTGGTTTCCTCATGGATGGTGGTAACCACCTTACTCAGTTCATCCTCTGAGAAGGCTCTGCGTGTACTTTCAGTGTTCTATGTAGTGGTCAACTAAAACTGGCCACCGATTTAGAGTTTTTCCAGTATCGCTTTTCCGATTCGTTTGGGGGCAACCCACCGTTATAATCATGCGGCCTTAGCGAGCTGTAATACCCGACGATATAGTCTGTGATCGCATGAGCAGCTTCGCTAAAGTTTATATAACCTGTCACTGGCACCCACTCGTTTTTCAGACTCCGGAAGAAGCGTTCCATCGGGCTGTTGTCCCAACAGTTTCCACGTCGGCTCATACTTTGCCTGATCCGGCAACGCCACAGTAGTTGCCGGAACTGCCTGCTTGTATAGTGGCTACCCTGGTCACTGTGGAACATCACTCCGGCTGGTTTACCGCGAGCTTCCCACGCCATTTCCAGCGCTTTGATGGTCAGCTTGCTGTCCGGTGAGAATGACATTGCCCAACCTACCGGTTTCCTTGCGAA
This Mixta hanseatica DNA region includes the following protein-coding sequences:
- a CDS encoding AAA family ATPase — translated: MTQQERKVLCTIEKGYSSERDEQIGKLRVYFEVFENGDILPINQMEFFCDTEQVFVTSGYSDIKERFKNNLFESVCIPTNFEQKDGNCRYVTRASSCEEIKGLQVSQIYDVSLPTPNEPSIVVDDIPLTKTLLIKDDSFIYGPFDYTSKFDDKTDSYILSLKSINTPISKIPQYHIGKVGIQKCIAYLSNDKRKPIFLANIKKVLEIIDEEIDFITDDQILSIYGNKIALNADFRSFTKGTIAQIRKHFSSATEYRTFPQRFNRLFQCLEDSLVWDSTKTELIQTFLGTKEGKQVLVDYISQNRDDYFKEEKANFTKKMEEETRKQKNAFDELKEKKEALESEIRKKTRERNDFEVNNVGALSSLSDENRKIIENQIASEKSKLDNLISEVKSIEEKYSKLKEYDKLHKEIQILEDDRDRARDKKKQMEEQVDEVRAKLKENNEILTSRLVKLKPDVDALCGLRPRNAVQQLDYNVPVKVHYISNDIEDIREDLIDTVLDSLNKQGRKTDYATAANILTTISQCQFTLFSGLPGTGKTSLAKMLGNCLGLGNRFLNIPVARGWTSSRDILGFYNALSQSFSPASTGLYELIEQLSSEIDENKEVAASIILLDEFNLSQPEHYFSPFLEMADPESKRVLTTGNPDKAYLNIPDYLRFLGTINQDESVQSLTPRLLDRAAIINFDDFEPNYEISVVGSENILDVNPEAISGKKFIEIFKANSLEVPADIEKILQSVVMTLRDDRLEYGNPIIISYRKIKAIRSYYNVAGPLMSMESKYLGLDYAICQHVIPLLNGYGQGFGKRLEALMLNLPDEMEKCHRMLRRILSHGNQNMFSYGHNL
- a CDS encoding BRO-N domain-containing protein; its protein translation is MNTSIATHIFNQTNASVRTVQQGDDVLFIAKDVAEALGYARPDQAVANHCRKVNTYPLKTGGQVRHVQAIPESDVYRLIMRSKLPAAEAFEDWVVEQVLPSLRKHGGYINGQETLSTEEQRLLAQSAEALARLAPLKLALLLSEKRSKADEERLHKVLLTSCMSSVMAGDEQSATLTSAVQALHQEGLLEHAKKRVSVGNLVATKSAPEDILRALLASKRGHR
- a CDS encoding tyrosine-type recombinase/integrase; translation: MVTTIHEETNAAKRFFGLLAVITGARCGELTQLTKADIYEDGDNGLLCIDINANNGKALKNKASARVVPLIDGAFGFRSEEFREYVASLPDEENSSVFRMSRDVASKWFNEVILPKAIENRSGDLVLHSLRHTMATLLKHAGVAESTAQDVLGHTNQSITFNLYGKTKSVNLMAEALKQALPEPAGLQHARV